The sequence below is a genomic window from Dyadobacter chenwenxiniae.
TCTCCGGTCAGAAATGCCGATGGAAGCTATTTTGAAAATTTGGATCACACAGATTACTACAATCCGTTGTCAATGATCAACAATGCTGAAAACAGCACGAAAACAAATAACCTGACTGGTAGTTTCACAACCGAGGTGAAGCTGCCGTTTGGCTTGCTGTATAATTTAAACTTATCTTATCTCAATACCAACTCATTAGGAGGCACTTATTATAACAAATATTTTACTGATAACTACAATAATATGTATGATAATCCTGAACCTGGATTGGGATATCATACACAGCAGTCGTTTGGTGCAAACGGACAAGCGAATAGAAGTTCATACCGCAATTCAAGCAAAATCCTCGAAACATTTTTAACCTGGAACAAGGAATTCGGAGATCACTCGCTTAACGCTGTTGTAGGTTATTCATGGCAGGATTACATTATCGGCGAAGGTTTCCAGGTGATTACGAGCAATATGCCGGTTGATAATATCAGCTACAACAACCTTGCTTTAAGTAATCCATACGGCGTGTCAGGTTTTCAGATTGGCTTTGGTGCTGATGGAATTTATCAGCAAACACGCCTGATTTCTGATTTTGCCAGGTTCAACTACAATTACAAAAACAAATATCTTCTTCAGGGTTCTGTCAGAAGGGATGGAAGTTCAGTTTTTGGTAAAAACAATCAGTGGGGCTATTTCCCGTCTGTTGGTGCAGCATGGCGAATTTCAGAAGAAGGATTCATGACAGGACAAAAGGTCTTTAATGATCTTAAACTGCGTGCAAGCTACGGCGTGACGGGTAATGCTACTGGCTTTGGAGCTTACACAACCCAGTTTTTGTCAGGAAGCCTTGGGACTTATTACTACAACGGAACACTTACTGCAGCGCTCGGACCAACGCAAGCTGCCAATCCGGACTTGAAATGGGAAAAAACAGCAACCAGTAATCTTGGAGTTGACTTTGCAGTATTAGAAGGAAGGCTGAGCGGTACTTTGGAACTGTACAACAAGAATACGACAGGTATGATTTATTCGTACAGTGTAGATCCGATTCTGGTGCCAACTGGTAAAATCACGACCAATGGCGGGAGTATTAATAACAAAGGGATTGAGTTGAGTTTGAATGCAATTGTATTCGATAAAGGATCTTTGAAATGGTCTACGGGTCTGAATCTTGCGCACAACAAGAACACGGTTACAAGTCTATCTAACCCGCTTTTTGCAGGTGGTGACTCCGTTTTGCTTGCTTATCCGGAAGGTTTGGGACAGTCCAGCCACTCGCTCGAAATCCTTAAAGCAGGAAAGCCACTTGGTCAGTTTTTCTCTCTCCAGTATGCAGGTAAAGATGCGGCAGGCGTTTCACAGTTTGTCGGCGGAGACGGGCAGTTGACAACAACACCCTCCATCGGAGTGGACTACAAATACATTGGAAATGCGCAGCCAAAATTGCTGGCTGGTTGGTCTAACAACTTTCGTTACAGAAACCTCGATTTGAATGTTTTCGTGCGCGGTGCTTTTGGAAATAAGATTTTCAACGCAACCCGTGCCGATCTGTTCCGTCCGAATACTGCGCAGTACACAAACATTCTTGCTGATGCAGGGGGCGAATCGATGGCTGATTTCAATTCGTATCAGTATTCTTCGAGGTTCGTTGAAAGCGGTAGTTACCTGAGATTCGATAATGCGACCTTGGGCTACAATTTCAAAAATATTGGTTCAGGAATGAAAAGCCTGCGTGTATACACGTCCGTGAACAACCTGTTTGTGATCACAAAATATACAGGGGTTGATCCGGAAATCAATCAGGGTGGACTCGCGCCAGGGGTGGATTCGAATAATTTCTACCCTAAAACAAGAACTTTCCTTTTGGGAGTGAACGTATCATTCTGATTTTTAAAAACTAGATATTATGAAAAAGTCATATATAAAAACCATCTTTTCAGCAGTTTTAATGGGGACAATGGTTTCCTGTCACGACCTGGATGTGCCGGTAACTTCTGAACTTACTCCGGATGTTTTCCCCACAAATGTTTCACAGTTTATCAGCGCAGCGGGACCTGCTTACGTAGCGCTCCGGGGAAATATTTCTGTTGAATATTTTCACTTGCAGACATTAAGTACGGACGAAGCCATTTTTCCAGCCAAAGGTGGTAACTGGTATAATGGCGCTGAATTTAAGGATTTGCACTTACATAGCTGGACAAAAGACCACAGTACCGTCACTGGAAATTGGACCTGGCTGAGCACAATTATCGGTACGGTTAACCAGTCATTGTCTATTCTCGAAACCAATATGCCCGAAGGAACGTCCAAAACCCAAAGCCTGGCAGAACTTAAAATGGTTCGTGCACTCGCTTACTTCTGGATGATGGACAGTTTTGGAAATGTACCTATAATTACAACATATGGCGATTACAGTGCACATCCGAATGCAAAACGGGCAGAAGTTTTTGCATTTCTGGAAACAGAGATCAAAGCTGCACTTCCCGATCTTAGTGAAGTTGTAGACATTTCGACCTATGGCCGTCCGACAAAATATCTTGCGCACGCGTTACTTGCCAAAATGTATCTGAATGCGGAGGTTTACACCGGAACACCCCGTTATGCAGATTGTATCGCAGCTTGTGATGCAATTATTAGTTCCGGCAAGTTTTCGCTCGAACCGGCAAGTTCCTACCTGAAAATGTTCTATCCCGATAATGGCCCTGCCATGAAAGAGTTCATTTTTGCAATTCCTTTCGACGCGACAGCAACCAATAGCTTCCCGTTCCGTGCGACGAACCTGCATTCGCGCTATGATATTCCAAGAGGTATGGTTGCTAAATTCAAGATGCCGTTTACGCCTGATGCAGCGGTGAGTACATTACCCGAATTTTACAAGTATTTCAACGATGCAACGGACATCAGAAATAAAGAATGGCTGACGGGATTGCAGTTTTACGATGACGGCTCGCCAGTTACTGTAACGACCACCAAAAAAGGGTATGACCAGTTTTATAAAGGTGCCGACCCTTCTGCCCCATATACTTATCAGGTTAACATTACGCCAGAAGTTACTTTAAGACAGGATGTTGCCTCTTTCGATGTTGGAAACGATGAGCTTGCCTGGAACATGGGGTACAGAAACATCAAATTTCATCCGGACGCTACCTCTTTGAACAGAAACCAGAATAACGATGTGCCTATATTCCGTTATGCCGACGCAATTTTAATGAAAGCAGAGGCGATCCAGCGGGGTGGAGCTGCAACCTCCGGTGCAACCGCCTTGTCTCTGGTCAACTCAATCAGGACGGCTCGGACAGCGAAAGCGTTTACTAGTGTTACGCTTGAATCAATTTATGAGGAGAGGGCACGTGAGTTTGCTTCCGAAATGTGGCACAGAAACGATATGATCCGTTTTGGAAAATTTGAAAATAAATGGGGATACAAAACGGATGCGGATGTTAACAAACGCATTTTCCCGATCCCGAATTCAGCCATGCTTTTAAATCCTGCGCTGGTTCAAAATCCAGGTTATTGATCTATGGTATTCTCCGTGTCTGTTTTATGGATACGGAGATATTTTCTTCTTGTGACATTTCAGCCCGGATCGTTTTTATGACACGGCGAATCATACCTTAATGTATTAAAAATGAATAACATCCTTAAAGGTTGTTCTTCTCCAAAATTTTTGGGAAGGATCAACTGGTTTTGTCTTGTCTTTTTCTTTATTGTTTTCTCAAAAACTGCAAGCGCGCAAACTATAACAAGCTCGGCAAGATCATTAGTTGAAAGGGTTATCCCGTCTCATGCGTCCCATTTCGAAGTGGAGGAACTAACTTCAAAATCGGGAAAAGACGAATTTGAAATCGAAAGTAAGAATGACAAAATCGTACTTCGTGGTTCAAGTGGCGTTGCTGTGGCTTCCGCACTTTACCATTATCTGACAGAATACGCACACTGCCAGGTTACCTGGAACGGGACCAATCTGGCGCTTCCGGCAAAACTTCCTGTTGTCCCAAACAAAATCAGCAAGGCCACAGTCTACAATTTTAGATACAATTTCAATTACTGCACATTTAGCTATAGCATGAGCTGGTGGAATTGGGAGCGTTGGCAAAAAGAGATCGACTGGATGGCGCTACACGGAATTAACATGCCGCTGGCCATTACCGGCGAAGAATATACCTGGCTGGAGGTGTACAAAGACATGGGTTTCAAAGAAGATGATCTGAAAGATTTTTTCAGTGGGCCGGCTTATTTTGGCTGGTTCTGGATGGGGAATCTGGACGGCTGGGGCGGGCCTTTGCCCATAAGCTGGATGGAAAGCCATAAAACTTTGCAACAGCAGATTGTCAAAAGAGAACGTGAACTGGGAATGAAACCCGTATTGCCAGCTTTCACAGGACACGTTCCTGCTGCTTTTAAAAAGAAATTTCCAAAAGCACAGCTGAAAGCAACCAACTGGACAAACGGATTTGGTGACACCTATATCCTGGATTCACAGGATCCAATGTTTGCCGAAATCGGAAAGAAATTCCTGGATAAGCAAACTAAGCTTTACGGTACCGACCACTTATACTCTGCGGATACTTTTAATGAAAACGAACCGCCGACAGATGAACCGGAATACTTGTCAAAACTGAGCGCCAGGATATATGACGGAATGAACCAGGCTGACCCCGATGCAGTTTGGGTAATGCAAGGCTGGTTGTTTTACAGCGACCGGAAATTTTGGAAAGCACCTCAGATTGAAGCACTTTTAAAAGCTGTCCCGGATGATAAAATGATCTTGCTTGACCTGGCGGCTGAAATTGAACCTGTATGGAAAAGAACGGGTGCATTTTATGGCAAACCCTGGATTTGGAATATGCTGAATAATTTTGGAGGGAATGTCAATCTGTTTGGCCGGATGGAAGGTGTTGCAAAAGGACCTGCCGAAGCCTGGAATGACCCCAACAAAAAACGGCTTGAAGGAATCGGTCTGACGATGGAAGCGATTGAACAGAATCCCGTGATCTATGAACTTACCATGGACCATACCTGGCGGACAACGCCGATTGATCTGGATGACTGGCTGAAAAAATATGCCAGAAATCGGTACGGAAAAGATGACCCGGATCTCAATCAGGCCTGGCAGATTTTAAGAAAAACAGTATACAACGGCAAAGAAATCCGTGATGGCGCGGAATCGATTGTGACGGGTCGACCAACGCTCGATTCGACGACGATCTGGACAAGAACGAAACTGAATTACGCGCCGGAAGAGCTGTTGCCTGCCTGGGATTTGTTTGTTAAATCGGCTAAAAGCGGCAGCAAAACGGACGGATTCCGCTACGATCTGGTGGACGTTTCACGTCAGGTTCTTGCCAATTATGCATTGGTTCTTCACAAGAAATGGGTTGCTGCTTTTAAAAAAGGCGGTAAAACCGCTTTCAAAAAACATAGCAAAGAATTTATTGATCTGATCAACGATATGGATGCGCTGCTGGCAACCCGGAAAGATTTCCTGCTCGGCCCGTGGATTGCCGATGCCAGAAAATGGGGCAACAATGCAGAGGAAAAGGCTTTGTATGAACAAAATGCCAGGGATCTCATTACACTTTGGGGAGATGCAAACAGCCCGCTTCATGAATATTCAAACCGTCAATGGAGCGGATTATTGAGTGACTTTTACAGACCTCGGTGGGAAAAATTCTTTCTTATGCTCAACAATTCACACGAAACCGGAAAGGGGCCCGATTTCGGCGCCTTTGAAAAAACAATCTCTCAGTGGGAGTGGAAGTGGGTGAACGAGCAAAAGTCTTTCCCAATTACAGAAAAAGGAAGCAGCCTGGACACTGCGGTGAAATTGCATACAAAATACCGTCAGCAAATTAGTAATGACTACAAAAAGTAATCGTATCAACGCGGTAGAGCATAAGAACCTACAAACGGAACGACTGGTTTCACTGGATGCCTTGAGAGGGGTTGATATGTTCTGGATCATCGGAGGTGAGCACATTATTCATGCCCTTGCAGAACTGACCGGATGGCCGGTGATGAACTGGCTGTCTGCTCAAATGCATCATACCATATGGAATGGCTGTACATTTTACGACATGATCTTTCCGCTTTTCCTTTTCATTTCGGGTGTATCCATGCCATTTTCATTCGGTAAAAAAGTTGCTGCAGCGGGTGTGGAAAATGCTTATGAGCTTCCATCAAAAGTTAAAAACCAAATTTATAAATCCATGGCCCGGAGGGCATTGATCCTGATTTTTCTTGGCCTGGTTGTCAATGGCTTGTTTAAATTTAACGGTTTGGAAAACACACGGTTTGCAAGCGTATTGGGCAGAATAGGTATTGCCTGGTTTTTTGCCGGAATGATTTATCTCAATTGCAGCCTGGTTAAACAAATTCAATGGTTCTTGGTAATCCTGATCAGTTACTGGCTGGCGATGGCTTACATTCCTGTACCTGGTTTTGGAGCGGGTGACCTGTCGATGGAAGGGTCGCTGGAATCCTGTATTGACCGGCTTTTATTGCCAGGAAGGCTCCATAGTAAAGTACACGACCCGGAAGGGATCCTTTCAACTATTCCTGCCATCGCGACAGGGTTGCTTGGAATTTTCACGGGGACATTTGTGAAAAAGAAAAATTATGAACCGCTGAAAAGTGTTTATTTGATGCTTCTCACTGCACTTGGACTGATGTTGATCGGACTGGTGTGGGATATGATCTTCCCCATCAACAAGCGTCTTTGGAGCAGCTCATTTGTGCTTTTTGCAGGCGGCTGGAGTGTTGCATTTTTTGCGCTGTTCTATTTGGTCATCGATGTGCTTGGTTTTGAAAAATGGACATTCCCATTCATTTTGATCGGTACAAATTCAATTGTGATTTATATGGCAGTCGAAGGCATTGTGAATTTTCAATATACGGCCAATTTTATTTTCGGCGGGTTGATTAATCTCGCTTCGGATCCTTTCAGTGATTTGTTAAAGGCTGTATCCGTTGTTTTGGTAGAATTGGTGTTCCTATATGTGCTGTTTAAGAACAAACTGTTTTTGAAAATTTAATATAGTAGCCGTGTTTCAGTTCCTTGGCACTAAACCGACTCACTAGAAGTTATGGTACAAAAGGCCGACGACACAGTGGGTCGAAACCTTGCCGATTGGTAATGGGCATATTGGTGCCATGATGCATCCAGGCTCACTATACTACCGCTAAGATAAGTCAGGAACGGTCAACTGAAATGCCGTTCCTGCTCCCGGTTCAGATTTGACAGTTATTTTACAGCCAATCGCCTTCGACAGATCACGGATCAGGTGTAGCCCCAAACCCGTCTTCACACCGATCTCTGTGTCATCGTTGAACAACGCTCTCAATTGCTGCGCACTTGCGCCAGGGCCATTGTCGGTAATGGTCAACATCACTTCCATGCCTTGCTCTTCCGCCTCCCACCGGATATGCGCATCCGGAACATTTTTTAGTGCTTTCACGGCATTGATAGTAAGATTTTGGAGAATGGTTTTCAAATAATCTTCATCCGAGACAACGACAAGTGCGCCAGGACTTGAAAAGCTGAATGCTACGTTCGGCTCGGCCGCAAAGAACTTTTCTATATATTCAAACAAACCCGACACCAGTACCGATTTTGCCTGTGGTTTGAAGTTGGTCATCTGTCCCTTGCTCCAAAGCAGCATCGACTCCATGTTCTCCAGCAGTCCCTCGACTGAGGCCGTGATACGTTTCTGGTGCATTTCTGCCAGCTGGGCTGTAAGCATGCCGGGTTCTTCCTTCTGGAGATGAAGGAAATTGATGAGATTCGCTATGGGGCTTCTCAGGTCATGACTCAAAATAGCAAAGAACCTTGCTTTCACCTTATTTGCCTCATCGAGCTCGGCATTCAGACGCAGAAGCTGAACATTTGCCCTTTTTCTGGAAAGGCTTTGCCTGTAAAAAAGTCCTCCTGCCAGCGTAAGCAGCAGCAGCCCAACTGCCAAACCCAGCCGCTGTTTCCGCTGATTTTCCAGCTCAAGCGCATTGATACGGATCTGCTTGTCCCGAAGCTCTATTTCCCGTTTGCCTTGGAGGCCCGCTATGCGGTTCTTATTTTCCTGTGAATAAAGTGAATCCTGCACATGCTGGTAAAGCCGGAAGTTGAGATATGCGTTCTTATAATCGCCGGTTTCGGCCTGGATTTCGGCAAGTGCCCCTGTAAAATGTGCACGGGAACTGATCTCTCCCGTTTGCTCGCTCAACCGGATAGCCTTTGTAAGATAAACTTTGGCAAGATCAGCAAGCTGGCTTCGCGAATAGCCGAGCTTTGAAAGAGAATCACTATGTGCAACCTCCTGGAAAGCAATTCCCATGCTCCCCACATTATGCACGGCCAGCAGGTGCATCGGATTCACCTGGTTCCAAAGCTTTTCTGCCTTTAAGCCGTAGTCAAGCTTGGAGGCAAAGTCTTTCCCCGCCAGAATAGACATATTCGAATAAGCCTTGGCCATGCCTTCCAGATCGCCGGATTTTTCCAGCAACGGAATCGCCTGGTCGTAATACAATTTCGCTTTTTGCGCCTCATTTATGTCTGTATAAATAGCCGCAATTTTCGCAAAAGCATTTCCGACGTTTCTTTGATCATTACCGGATTGCCCATTTAAGTTTCCTTGATATAAACGGAGGCTTTTAAATCCAAAATCGAGCGCTTTGGAATAATTGGATTGAGAAAAGTAAATCTGGGAGATGTTGTCATAGCAAAGGGCCGTGAGATAGTCATCTTTCAGTTCCTCACTTATTTTTAATGCTTTGAAATAGTAATTGGCGGCTTTGGTGTCGTTGGATTTTAGGTTTTGCTCGGCGGCCCCCATGTTGTTCAGTAATGAAGCCATATTCACCTTGTCGTCTGCCTGACGGTGAATATCGTATGCTTTATTGTAAAAATACATGCAGGAATCATAGCTACCCTTGTCGCTATATGCACGTCCAATGTTTAAATTAAAAGCACCGATCGCGCGTTTCCATTTTATTTTGTCAGCTAATTTCAGCCCTGCTTTGCTGTACACAAGTGCTTGCTCGACGTCAATGTAAAAGTACTCATCCGATATTTGCTTGAAGAGCCTCACTTTCAATGAATCGTTACGAACATTAGGGATCCGGGCGATCAGTGAATCCACCAGCTCCTTCCCCTGCTTCTGCCCAAAAGCATTGCATACGACCCCCAGCAGCAAGAAAAAAATGAAACGGGTTTTCATGGCTAGCTTATTTCAGATTGACCAGGACGTCCTTGTAGCTGCGACCAACGGGTAGTGAGATATTTTGCAAAAAAACTTCCTGAGAAGTAAACCGTTCAATGTAATGGCGCTGGACTGCGTAACTTCTGTGAATACGCACAAAAGACTGAAATGCATTCTCAGTCAGCAGATTTCCGATCGAAGAAAGCACTGAGTATTTCTTGCCTGAGGTGACAATTCGCGTGTAATCTCTCAACGCTTCCAGGTACATAATATCATGAAGATTCAACTTGATCTGCTCGTGCCCGTCCTTGATAAAGACTGTGTTGCTATTGCCAAGGCTATACTCGAACAAGTGCGCCTTTCTCTTTATATCAAAGTAATTCTGAACACGGGCCATACAGTGGTCGAAGCGTTCTTTTTTCAATGGCTTAACCATAAAGTCAAAAGCTTCCACCTCAAAACTATCAGCAGCATAGTCGGGATATGCGGATATGAAAATGCAAACCGGGATCTTCATCATTTTTCTGCGGAATTCCAGGCCATTCAGATCGGGCATATCAATGTCACTAAGCATGACATCAATTGGTATCTGATCCACAGAAGTAAGAGCCTGTGTGGCCGATGAAAAGACGCCGGCAACATTCAGAAATGGATATTTTTTTGCGTATGCCTGTGTCGTCAGACGGTCAATCTCGTCATCGTCGATGATGATGCAGGATAGTTGCGTTCCAGACATTTTTTAGAGAGCCAGTTTTCAGTCTAAATATAGTGAAAACCGGTTGTTCGTCTATTTAAAATGCAGTTGGGCGATTCGTTGCGATTTGCAAATTCGCGATCATCTAGTTTTGACCTATCACAAGAAGATCACCAAAACTGATGCACTTCAAATGAAAAATCTCACATTTCTCTTCTTGATGGTATCGGGGGCCTTTACGGTATCCGGACAATCTCCGGTAGGTAACTGGAAAATGCTCTCACACCTGGCCACCTATGACGGAAAGACCTTCGACTCACATGCTGCCTTACTTAACCAGCGTCCCTGCGCATCCAAAATCGTCTATCGTATCACCTCAGACGGCAACTACCGCCTGGATGCGTCCTCTTCGGGCTGCGATGCAAGTTATGTTAATATCCAGCAGAGACTTTATTCAAAAAATGTGTGGAAAATAGATGGCTCAAAAATATTCATTGGCGGCAAAGAGGGCATCGGACATACGTATACGCTCACATTCTCGGGAGACAAAATGATTTGGAAAAGTGAGTATGGCGACGTCATCACATATCAAAACCTTTGAAACACGATGAAAAAACTACTATTTATCACCCTGCTTGGATTTATCGCATGTTCAAAGCCGGGCACTGATCCGGATAATCCAGGTGGGCCTGATCCCGAACCAAACGGGGAACAAACAGGCACCGGCAAAGGAGAACCGGGAATTGTGGGCTTGTCGGGTATTGAGGCCTGGGACAAGCTTGCCGCAACAGAAAGAAACCGGATTAAAGCATGGAACACGGTATTCATGCATCAGTCGGTCGGTGGTGACCTGGAAGACGGTGCCGAAGCCAATGGATTTAAGTTTGAATATTTTGATCTCGCCGCTGCACCAAAAGGTCTGAGTGGTAACGTGTTCAGCGTGTCTAACGGCGATCCGATGGGTAAGATGGCAGAGTTTAAAAAGAATGTCATCGCCCACCAGGCGAGCGTAAAGATTGCCATTTTCAAATTCGGATACGCAGACATAAACGATACCAACCGGGAAGACGTAAAAGCAGCCTACAAAAAAATGATAGACGAACTGCGTACACAGGTTACCGGTATCCGTTTTGTCCATATCACCCCGCCGCTGATCTACATCGTAACCCGGGACGACGGCAATGCAGCCAAAATGAATGTCGCCCAATGGATGAAAGATACATTCAAGACCACAGACGTGATTTACGAACTGGAAGAGATCGAATCCAACAACGGCGCCTGCAAGTTGGGCAATGTGCTCACGATCTGTGACGAAAACCGTTCAACAGAAGCTTGTTCCAGCAAAAATCAGGGAGTAGACGCGGCAGAAGGGCAGGGACACCTTTGCGAAAAAGCCGCCACCCGGATCAGCAAAGCATTTTTAATGAGTATTTACAACGCAGGCAAATAAAGTAAACATGAAAAAGCTATTTTCTTATCTGATACTTTCCGGAATTGTATTCCTGAACATGGGGGCCGGCTGTAATAATAAGAGTGAAGATCCCGCACCTGATGAAAAATACGTTAAACT
It includes:
- a CDS encoding LytR/AlgR family response regulator transcription factor; translation: MSGTQLSCIIIDDDEIDRLTTQAYAKKYPFLNVAGVFSSATQALTSVDQIPIDVMLSDIDMPDLNGLEFRRKMMKIPVCIFISAYPDYAADSFEVEAFDFMVKPLKKERFDHCMARVQNYFDIKRKAHLFEYSLGNSNTVFIKDGHEQIKLNLHDIMYLEALRDYTRIVTSGKKYSVLSSIGNLLTENAFQSFVRIHRSYAVQRHYIERFTSQEVFLQNISLPVGRSYKDVLVNLK
- a CDS encoding tetratricopeptide repeat-containing sensor histidine kinase translates to MKTRFIFFLLLGVVCNAFGQKQGKELVDSLIARIPNVRNDSLKVRLFKQISDEYFYIDVEQALVYSKAGLKLADKIKWKRAIGAFNLNIGRAYSDKGSYDSCMYFYNKAYDIHRQADDKVNMASLLNNMGAAEQNLKSNDTKAANYYFKALKISEELKDDYLTALCYDNISQIYFSQSNYSKALDFGFKSLRLYQGNLNGQSGNDQRNVGNAFAKIAAIYTDINEAQKAKLYYDQAIPLLEKSGDLEGMAKAYSNMSILAGKDFASKLDYGLKAEKLWNQVNPMHLLAVHNVGSMGIAFQEVAHSDSLSKLGYSRSQLADLAKVYLTKAIRLSEQTGEISSRAHFTGALAEIQAETGDYKNAYLNFRLYQHVQDSLYSQENKNRIAGLQGKREIELRDKQIRINALELENQRKQRLGLAVGLLLLTLAGGLFYRQSLSRKRANVQLLRLNAELDEANKVKARFFAILSHDLRSPIANLINFLHLQKEEPGMLTAQLAEMHQKRITASVEGLLENMESMLLWSKGQMTNFKPQAKSVLVSGLFEYIEKFFAAEPNVAFSFSSPGALVVVSDEDYLKTILQNLTINAVKALKNVPDAHIRWEAEEQGMEVMLTITDNGPGASAQQLRALFNDDTEIGVKTGLGLHLIRDLSKAIGCKITVKSEPGAGTAFQLTVPDLS
- a CDS encoding RagB/SusD family nutrient uptake outer membrane protein, which translates into the protein MKKSYIKTIFSAVLMGTMVSCHDLDVPVTSELTPDVFPTNVSQFISAAGPAYVALRGNISVEYFHLQTLSTDEAIFPAKGGNWYNGAEFKDLHLHSWTKDHSTVTGNWTWLSTIIGTVNQSLSILETNMPEGTSKTQSLAELKMVRALAYFWMMDSFGNVPIITTYGDYSAHPNAKRAEVFAFLETEIKAALPDLSEVVDISTYGRPTKYLAHALLAKMYLNAEVYTGTPRYADCIAACDAIISSGKFSLEPASSYLKMFYPDNGPAMKEFIFAIPFDATATNSFPFRATNLHSRYDIPRGMVAKFKMPFTPDAAVSTLPEFYKYFNDATDIRNKEWLTGLQFYDDGSPVTVTTTKKGYDQFYKGADPSAPYTYQVNITPEVTLRQDVASFDVGNDELAWNMGYRNIKFHPDATSLNRNQNNDVPIFRYADAILMKAEAIQRGGAATSGATALSLVNSIRTARTAKAFTSVTLESIYEERAREFASEMWHRNDMIRFGKFENKWGYKTDADVNKRIFPIPNSAMLLNPALVQNPGY
- a CDS encoding TonB-dependent receptor is translated as MKLIFIISLAFCMQVSASSSAQKITLVAQNASLERVMKDIEKQSGYSFWHKTELISKAAKVSVTIQNANLEDALSKVLKNQQVDYAIVDHTVVLQAKKQDKIITPIIKILEPIKGQVIGSDGKPLIGVTVIVKASKLGTTTDMDGNFSINATDTDVLVFSYIGFDSKEVLVGKQSNISVSLSESNTTLGEVAVIGYGTQSRKTLTSAVSTVKAEEMNKGAITDVGQLLQGKVPGLNITANGDPNKPAAVVLRGASTINSSQGPFYVIDNVPGADIATIAPDDIASIDILKDAAATAIYGNRAANGVIMVTTKKGKKGESRITYNGFVGIEKVSNKLDMMTGAQLRTFLENNGVGLAPKDDLGADTDWQSAVQRKTAISTNHNISFSGGTEHSTYSASLNYVNKEGILLNSSLKRFIGRLSLQQYAFKDKIKFGLTVTNSNSTARDIPFRNTVLLQSALYLPVSPVRNADGSYFENLDHTDYYNPLSMINNAENSTKTNNLTGSFTTEVKLPFGLLYNLNLSYLNTNSLGGTYYNKYFTDNYNNMYDNPEPGLGYHTQQSFGANGQANRSSYRNSSKILETFLTWNKEFGDHSLNAVVGYSWQDYIIGEGFQVITSNMPVDNISYNNLALSNPYGVSGFQIGFGADGIYQQTRLISDFARFNYNYKNKYLLQGSVRRDGSSVFGKNNQWGYFPSVGAAWRISEEGFMTGQKVFNDLKLRASYGVTGNATGFGAYTTQFLSGSLGTYYYNGTLTAALGPTQAANPDLKWEKTATSNLGVDFAVLEGRLSGTLELYNKNTTGMIYSYSVDPILVPTGKITTNGGSINNKGIELSLNAIVFDKGSLKWSTGLNLAHNKNTVTSLSNPLFAGGDSVLLAYPEGLGQSSHSLEILKAGKPLGQFFSLQYAGKDAAGVSQFVGGDGQLTTTPSIGVDYKYIGNAQPKLLAGWSNNFRYRNLDLNVFVRGAFGNKIFNATRADLFRPNTAQYTNILADAGGESMADFNSYQYSSRFVESGSYLRFDNATLGYNFKNIGSGMKSLRVYTSVNNLFVITKYTGVDPEINQGGLAPGVDSNNFYPKTRTFLLGVNVSF
- a CDS encoding alpha-N-acetylglucosaminidase; the encoded protein is MNNILKGCSSPKFLGRINWFCLVFFFIVFSKTASAQTITSSARSLVERVIPSHASHFEVEELTSKSGKDEFEIESKNDKIVLRGSSGVAVASALYHYLTEYAHCQVTWNGTNLALPAKLPVVPNKISKATVYNFRYNFNYCTFSYSMSWWNWERWQKEIDWMALHGINMPLAITGEEYTWLEVYKDMGFKEDDLKDFFSGPAYFGWFWMGNLDGWGGPLPISWMESHKTLQQQIVKRERELGMKPVLPAFTGHVPAAFKKKFPKAQLKATNWTNGFGDTYILDSQDPMFAEIGKKFLDKQTKLYGTDHLYSADTFNENEPPTDEPEYLSKLSARIYDGMNQADPDAVWVMQGWLFYSDRKFWKAPQIEALLKAVPDDKMILLDLAAEIEPVWKRTGAFYGKPWIWNMLNNFGGNVNLFGRMEGVAKGPAEAWNDPNKKRLEGIGLTMEAIEQNPVIYELTMDHTWRTTPIDLDDWLKKYARNRYGKDDPDLNQAWQILRKTVYNGKEIRDGAESIVTGRPTLDSTTIWTRTKLNYAPEELLPAWDLFVKSAKSGSKTDGFRYDLVDVSRQVLANYALVLHKKWVAAFKKGGKTAFKKHSKEFIDLINDMDALLATRKDFLLGPWIADARKWGNNAEEKALYEQNARDLITLWGDANSPLHEYSNRQWSGLLSDFYRPRWEKFFLMLNNSHETGKGPDFGAFEKTISQWEWKWVNEQKSFPITEKGSSLDTAVKLHTKYRQQISNDYKK
- a CDS encoding acyltransferase family protein, producing the protein MTTKSNRINAVEHKNLQTERLVSLDALRGVDMFWIIGGEHIIHALAELTGWPVMNWLSAQMHHTIWNGCTFYDMIFPLFLFISGVSMPFSFGKKVAAAGVENAYELPSKVKNQIYKSMARRALILIFLGLVVNGLFKFNGLENTRFASVLGRIGIAWFFAGMIYLNCSLVKQIQWFLVILISYWLAMAYIPVPGFGAGDLSMEGSLESCIDRLLLPGRLHSKVHDPEGILSTIPAIATGLLGIFTGTFVKKKNYEPLKSVYLMLLTALGLMLIGLVWDMIFPINKRLWSSSFVLFAGGWSVAFFALFYLVIDVLGFEKWTFPFILIGTNSIVIYMAVEGIVNFQYTANFIFGGLINLASDPFSDLLKAVSVVLVELVFLYVLFKNKLFLKI